The proteins below are encoded in one region of Aquisphaera giovannonii:
- a CDS encoding EcsC family protein — MQTSSLTSYEAGQVAEIAAWKARRPGLIRRAAESVKWPLDHLLTKFLPAEEARKLFTRAHKAADWDLGRDAFRRALNLEDIGRLRDGPLEHCDDLVVRVRDLSRELITSESLLANAGGIATELLELPSEILLALRTVHRVAACYGYELRGSQSETLVLAIVGLSLLTDPRERLRARRLIRELEDASCPAGDEQELSGIAERRLGSELREDLAEEVGASLLEDKLGEGIPFLGAALGVLLDNEFISAVEESSRRTFQERWLREHGKVDEIPPAAAEATIPLRRRLADAVYSAGYAVGFGVVFPASLVSRACAAVLPAPAAEGLADGSLAARRDAENLLSSASVAVPARVDPLANGVH; from the coding sequence ATGCAGACGAGTTCGCTGACGTCCTACGAGGCCGGCCAGGTCGCCGAGATCGCCGCGTGGAAGGCGCGCCGGCCCGGACTCATCCGCCGGGCTGCCGAGTCCGTGAAATGGCCCCTCGATCACCTGCTCACGAAGTTCCTTCCGGCCGAGGAGGCCAGGAAGCTCTTCACGCGCGCCCACAAGGCCGCCGACTGGGACCTCGGCCGCGACGCCTTCCGGCGGGCACTCAACCTGGAGGACATCGGCCGGCTCCGCGACGGGCCGCTCGAGCATTGCGACGATTTGGTCGTGCGAGTCCGGGACCTGAGCCGCGAGCTGATCACCTCGGAGAGCCTGCTGGCGAACGCCGGCGGCATCGCCACGGAATTGCTGGAGCTGCCCTCGGAGATCCTGCTGGCCCTCAGGACCGTGCATCGCGTCGCCGCCTGCTATGGGTACGAGCTCCGGGGTAGCCAGTCCGAGACGCTCGTCCTCGCCATCGTCGGGCTCTCCTTGTTGACGGACCCGCGCGAGAGGCTGCGGGCCCGCCGGCTCATCCGCGAGCTGGAGGACGCGAGCTGCCCGGCGGGAGACGAGCAGGAACTCTCGGGGATTGCCGAGCGCCGTCTTGGCAGCGAGTTGAGGGAGGATCTCGCCGAGGAGGTCGGCGCCTCGCTCCTGGAGGACAAGCTCGGGGAGGGGATCCCCTTCCTTGGCGCCGCGCTGGGAGTCCTGCTCGACAACGAGTTCATCTCCGCCGTGGAGGAGTCCTCGCGGCGGACCTTCCAGGAGCGATGGCTGCGGGAGCACGGCAAGGTGGATGAGATCCCCCCCGCGGCGGCGGAGGCGACGATCCCGCTCCGCCGGCGCCTCGCCGACGCCGTCTATTCCGCCGGCTACGCGGTCGGCTTCGGCGTGGTCTTCCCGGCCTCCCTGGTGTCGAGGGCCTGCGCGGCGGTCCTGCCGGCGCCGGCGGCGGAAGGCCTGGCCGACGGCAGCCTGGCCGCGCGTCGCGACGCGGAGAACCTGCTCTCATCGGCGTCGGTCGCGGTGCCGGCCCGCGTCGACCCCCTGGCGAACGGCGTTCACTGA
- the leuS gene encoding leucine--tRNA ligase, with protein sequence MPAYHPQRIEPKWQEYWETNETFRATDCDRGRPKLYILDMFPYPSGAGLHVGHPEGYTATDILCRFKRMRGFNVLHPMGWDAFGLPAEQYAVQTNTHPRITTETNVANFRRQIKSLGFSYDWSREVDTTDPGYYKWTQWIFLKLFDTWYDPDHVWTDPQGRERTGKGRPIAELPIPPGTTNADAYRDARRLAYRAEVPVNWCPALGTVLANEEVIDGKSERGGHPVVRMPLTQWMLRITAYADRLVEDLEVVDWPRAIKDMQRNWVGRSEGAEVDFPILLDDDLMSWEVRRQSEGFVDPPPADVIRIYTTRPDTLFGATYMVLAPEHPLVDRVTTPEQRGAVAAYRDQASRKSDLDRTDLAKTKTGVFSGGYAINPVTSKPIPIWIADYVLMGYGTGAIMAVPAHDERDFEFARAFGLPIVAVVSPTDSWLAAHRGPSSPRLEGDALRAAYLADAGAFAEAWCDEGTVIQSEHPEFSLEGLPTAEAKATITAWLSEAGLGRKAVNYKLRDWLFSRQRYWGEPFPVVLDEHDKVQPVPEAELPVRLPDLDDFKPTGTPEGPLSKATAWVRYSERLRREINTMPQWAGSCWYYLRYLDPKNVDQPWDPEKEKYWMPVDLYVGGAEHAVLHLLYSRFWHKVLFDRGLVSTPEPFQRLVNQGMILGEVEYTGFRDKAGKWISAALLDEDAHGRFVRGEGGRYVEPVRLAEEQVTKKGEGFVLSAEPDVRVEARAHKMSKSRGNVINPDAVVGEYGADSLRLYEMFMGPLEAVKPWSMKGVEGVYRFLGRAWRMIADHESDEIRLDPRVKEAPLNPEQAKLVARTTAAVTDDLEALRFNTSISRLMEFVNAFTSAEVRPKSAMETFTLLLSPLAPHLAEELWQLLGHATTLAYEPWPTYDPALLKDDEVEVPVQVNGKLRARITVPADADAARLESAARGDERIVALLEGKTIRKVVVVPGKLVNFVAG encoded by the coding sequence ATGCCCGCGTATCATCCGCAGCGAATCGAGCCGAAGTGGCAGGAATACTGGGAGACGAACGAGACATTCCGCGCGACGGACTGCGACCGCGGCCGGCCCAAGCTCTACATCCTGGACATGTTCCCCTATCCCAGCGGCGCCGGGCTGCACGTCGGGCATCCGGAGGGGTATACCGCGACGGACATCTTGTGCCGATTCAAGCGGATGCGCGGGTTCAACGTGCTGCATCCGATGGGATGGGACGCCTTCGGCCTGCCCGCGGAGCAGTACGCCGTCCAGACGAATACCCATCCCCGGATCACCACCGAGACCAACGTCGCCAACTTCCGCCGCCAGATAAAGTCGCTGGGCTTCTCCTATGACTGGAGCCGCGAGGTCGACACGACCGACCCGGGCTACTACAAGTGGACCCAGTGGATCTTCCTGAAGCTCTTCGACACCTGGTACGATCCCGACCACGTGTGGACCGACCCCCAGGGCCGAGAGCGGACCGGAAAGGGCCGGCCCATCGCCGAGCTGCCCATCCCGCCGGGGACGACGAATGCGGACGCCTACCGCGACGCTCGACGCCTGGCCTACCGCGCGGAGGTCCCCGTCAACTGGTGCCCGGCGCTGGGCACGGTGCTGGCGAACGAGGAGGTCATCGACGGCAAGAGCGAGCGGGGCGGGCACCCCGTCGTTCGGATGCCGCTGACCCAGTGGATGCTCCGGATCACGGCCTACGCGGACCGACTGGTGGAGGACCTGGAGGTCGTCGACTGGCCGCGTGCCATCAAGGACATGCAGCGCAACTGGGTCGGCCGCTCCGAGGGCGCGGAGGTCGATTTCCCGATCCTGCTGGACGACGACCTGATGAGCTGGGAGGTCCGTCGCCAGTCCGAGGGGTTCGTCGATCCTCCGCCGGCGGACGTGATCCGCATCTACACGACGCGGCCCGACACCCTCTTCGGCGCGACCTACATGGTGCTGGCGCCCGAGCATCCGCTGGTCGACCGCGTCACGACGCCCGAGCAACGCGGGGCCGTCGCCGCCTACCGCGACCAGGCGAGCCGCAAGAGCGACCTCGACCGCACCGACCTGGCCAAGACGAAGACGGGCGTGTTCTCGGGCGGGTACGCCATCAACCCGGTCACGAGCAAGCCGATCCCGATCTGGATCGCGGACTACGTCCTGATGGGTTACGGCACCGGCGCCATCATGGCCGTCCCCGCCCACGACGAGCGCGACTTCGAGTTCGCGCGGGCCTTCGGGTTGCCCATCGTCGCGGTCGTCTCCCCGACCGATTCCTGGCTGGCCGCCCACCGCGGGCCCTCGTCGCCGAGGCTGGAAGGCGACGCCCTCCGCGCCGCCTACCTGGCAGACGCAGGCGCCTTCGCCGAGGCCTGGTGCGACGAGGGCACCGTCATCCAGTCCGAGCACCCCGAGTTCTCGCTCGAAGGCCTGCCCACCGCCGAGGCCAAAGCGACCATCACCGCCTGGCTGAGCGAGGCGGGGCTGGGCCGGAAGGCCGTGAACTACAAGCTCCGCGACTGGCTCTTCTCCCGCCAGCGATACTGGGGCGAGCCGTTCCCGGTCGTCCTCGACGAGCACGACAAGGTTCAGCCCGTCCCCGAGGCGGAGCTACCGGTCCGGCTCCCGGACCTGGACGACTTCAAGCCGACCGGCACGCCCGAGGGGCCGCTGTCCAAGGCGACGGCCTGGGTGCGGTACTCGGAAAGGCTCCGCCGCGAGATCAACACGATGCCCCAGTGGGCGGGCTCGTGCTGGTACTACCTCCGCTACCTGGATCCGAAGAACGTGGACCAGCCGTGGGACCCGGAGAAGGAGAAGTACTGGATGCCCGTCGACCTCTACGTCGGCGGCGCGGAACACGCGGTCCTGCACCTGCTCTACAGCCGGTTCTGGCACAAGGTCCTCTTCGACCGCGGCCTGGTGAGCACCCCGGAGCCCTTCCAGAGGCTGGTGAATCAGGGGATGATCCTGGGCGAAGTGGAATACACCGGCTTCCGAGACAAGGCCGGCAAATGGATCTCCGCGGCGTTGCTCGATGAGGACGCGCATGGGCGGTTCGTCCGCGGCGAAGGGGGGCGATATGTCGAGCCCGTCCGACTGGCCGAAGAACAGGTCACGAAGAAGGGCGAGGGGTTCGTCCTGTCCGCAGAGCCGGACGTGCGAGTCGAGGCGCGCGCCCACAAGATGTCCAAGAGCCGCGGTAACGTGATCAACCCGGACGCCGTCGTCGGCGAGTACGGCGCGGATAGCCTGCGGCTTTACGAGATGTTCATGGGGCCGCTGGAGGCGGTGAAACCGTGGAGCATGAAGGGCGTCGAGGGCGTCTACCGGTTCCTGGGCCGCGCCTGGCGGATGATCGCGGACCACGAGTCCGACGAGATCCGGCTCGATCCCAGGGTGAAGGAAGCGCCGCTGAATCCTGAGCAGGCCAAGCTGGTCGCCCGGACGACCGCCGCCGTGACCGACGACCTGGAGGCGCTCCGGTTCAACACGTCGATCAGCCGGCTCATGGAATTCGTCAACGCCTTTACCTCGGCCGAGGTCCGGCCGAAATCGGCCATGGAGACCTTCACGCTCCTGCTCAGCCCGCTGGCCCCGCACCTGGCCGAGGAACTCTGGCAGTTGCTCGGCCACGCGACGACCCTCGCCTACGAGCCCTGGCCGACCTACGACCCCGCCCTCCTGAAGGACGATGAGGTGGAGGTCCCGGTCCAGGTGAACGGGAAGCTCCGCGCAAGGATCACCGTGCCGGCCGACGCGGACGCCGCCCGGCTTGAATCGGCCGCCCGGGGCGACGAGCGGATCGTCGCCCTGCTCGAGGGGAAGACAATCCGCAAGGTCGTCGTCGTTCCCGGCAAGCTCGTCAACTTCGTGGCGGGCTGA
- a CDS encoding SGNH/GDSL hydrolase family protein → MARFLRLAIAGAAVAFSVLLLVGACYWLGDRISPRRLWQLRLGFLIGLEVAYDAVVLALLIATPSLAIAAARARRRRASRPGIAKALLLAVSLLFTLIAAEAAAAIWHTRSSSANRIPVVANRAAERGGVSVEDAGKVVLPVDFPEREPDAPAEILVLGESSAAGVPYDWWLSPGLLVAWQLHELMPGRTFHCTVLATSGHTLAQQHRALAAANLARRPDVVIIYSGHNEFTARLPWSREVDHYLDANDSTPWERIAALAPRWSPLCRLIREEADKCRVAIPPPRGGYRNLVDVPAFAPDEYRAILDGFERTLDTLVAYTRRIGALPILIAPAGNDSDYEPNRSYLPEATPSSERAAFAREFLAARQLEATDPAESLRRYRSLDARQTGFAELHHRMARLTEASGDWEGSYRHALAARDLDGYPQRLPTSFQLAYRRVAARHACTLIDAQAVFHAVGEHGLLDDHLFHDGVHPALRGQIALAQEVLQAIRDRSALGWPAGRPAPVIDPKACAAQFHLTPWAWEKVCNFGIMFYDLTEGARYDPSERVAKRHAFGQGLERIKAGAAPESVGLPNIGVPPPARVVPEAVTIPPPPETATASR, encoded by the coding sequence ATGGCCAGATTCCTCCGTCTCGCGATCGCCGGCGCCGCGGTGGCGTTCTCCGTCCTGCTGCTGGTGGGCGCGTGCTACTGGCTCGGCGACCGTATCTCCCCCAGGCGCCTCTGGCAGTTGAGGCTGGGATTCCTGATCGGCCTGGAGGTCGCCTACGACGCGGTCGTGTTGGCCCTGCTGATCGCGACGCCGTCCCTCGCGATCGCCGCGGCGCGAGCCAGGAGGAGGAGAGCATCCCGCCCGGGTATCGCGAAGGCGCTCCTGCTGGCTGTCTCGCTCCTGTTCACCCTGATCGCGGCGGAGGCCGCGGCCGCGATCTGGCACACGCGGTCCTCATCGGCCAACCGGATCCCGGTCGTCGCCAATCGGGCCGCCGAGCGCGGCGGCGTGTCGGTCGAGGACGCCGGGAAGGTCGTCCTCCCCGTGGATTTCCCCGAGCGTGAGCCCGATGCGCCCGCCGAGATCCTGGTCCTGGGGGAATCGAGCGCCGCGGGGGTTCCGTATGACTGGTGGCTATCACCGGGGCTGCTCGTCGCCTGGCAGCTCCATGAGCTCATGCCCGGCCGCACATTCCACTGCACGGTGCTCGCCACGTCCGGGCATACGCTCGCGCAACAGCACCGCGCGCTGGCGGCGGCGAACCTGGCCCGCCGGCCGGACGTGGTGATCATCTACTCGGGGCACAATGAGTTCACCGCCCGCCTCCCCTGGTCGCGAGAGGTGGACCACTATCTCGACGCGAATGACTCGACGCCCTGGGAACGCATCGCAGCCCTGGCGCCCCGCTGGTCCCCTCTCTGCCGCCTGATCCGCGAGGAGGCGGACAAGTGCCGCGTCGCGATCCCGCCGCCCCGAGGCGGCTACCGAAATCTCGTGGACGTTCCGGCCTTCGCTCCCGATGAATACCGGGCGATCCTCGACGGCTTCGAACGGACGCTCGACACCCTCGTCGCGTACACCCGTCGCATCGGGGCGCTGCCGATCCTGATCGCCCCCGCCGGCAACGATTCGGATTACGAGCCGAACCGGTCCTATCTTCCCGAAGCGACGCCCTCGAGCGAGCGGGCCGCGTTCGCCCGCGAGTTCCTGGCGGCCAGGCAGCTGGAGGCCACCGACCCCGCGGAGAGCCTGAGGCGTTACCGGAGCCTGGACGCGCGGCAGACGGGCTTCGCGGAGCTCCACCATCGGATGGCACGGTTGACCGAAGCCTCGGGCGACTGGGAAGGGTCCTACCGGCATGCCCTGGCGGCCCGCGACCTCGACGGCTACCCCCAGCGCCTGCCGACTTCGTTCCAGCTCGCCTACCGGCGTGTGGCGGCCCGACACGCCTGCACCCTCATCGACGCCCAGGCCGTCTTCCACGCGGTAGGCGAGCATGGCCTGCTGGACGACCATCTGTTCCACGACGGCGTTCATCCGGCATTGAGGGGCCAGATCGCCCTGGCCCAGGAAGTCCTCCAGGCGATCCGCGATCGTTCCGCGCTCGGCTGGCCGGCCGGCCGCCCGGCCCCGGTCATCGATCCCAAGGCGTGCGCGGCGCAGTTCCACCTGACGCCTTGGGCCTGGGAGAAGGTCTGCAACTTCGGGATCATGTTCTATGACCTCACCGAGGGCGCCCGCTACGACCCGTCGGAACGGGTCGCCAAGCGGCATGCGTTCGGCCAGGGGCTGGAGCGGATAAAGGCCGGGGCCGCCCCCGAGTCCGTGGGCCTCCCCAATATCGGCGTGCCCCCGCCGGCCCGGGTCGTGCCCGAGGCCGTGACCATACCGCCCCCGCCCGAGACGGCTACCGCGAGCCGCTGA
- a CDS encoding Hsp70 family protein gives MTRSKYLVGIDLGTTNCAVAYVDTKGREKPPADIRMFDVPQVVAAGESAPRAMLPSFLYLAGGPELPPGAAEVPWGDGGGGIVGEFARIQGARVPARLVSSAKSWLCHGGVDREAGILPWGSPPEVRKVSPVAASAAYLEHIRDAWNFTFAKDDPASRLEQQEVILTVPASFDEAARELTVEAAKRAGLASITLLEEPQAAFYCWIVSHQDRWQREVRAGELILVCDIGGGTTDFSLITVVETPTGPGFRRVAVGDHLMLGGDNIDLALAHHVEKKLGGIRLDAEQWSALRFACRTAKEKLLGDGPGDGPGPDRWPVTIAGRGSRIIGGSIQSELTREEVRAIALDGFFPVVTRGEEPGRGARAGLQEFGLPFVADPAVPRHLAAFLRRHRAEAIGQGGHQPDDRPARPDAVLFNGGALTPDVVRGRIVEVIASWFPDDPGSAYAPRVLTNASLDLAVAQGAAYFGVVRRGGGIRIGGGTARSFYVGLETGRADRPWMCVVPRDAQEGDELTITGHDFDLLMGQPVLFPLASSSVRPDDRPGDLVAADPDSVRSLPPLQSLMRVGRKARAERVPVSLAARVTEIGTIELWCQSRTDDRRWRLQIQLRGPAAEPTSRATVADEETDRVIIEQSELDAATAAIRGAFEAPASAVATEAGPSRLFRRLEEILDVPRDKWPPSALRAWWDTVRDLAETRIRSPQHESRWFNLAGFSLRPGRGYPLDDIRLKALWPIFHQGVRHTKDVQCWAEWWILWRRVAAGLTRQHHDEIYRRVAPFLLPQKGTSPSKKAGRPKPEPHELAEMWRVAAGMERLDAGVKEALGEPLLKELSRSPLPGYTLWCLGRLGARVPLYGPANTAVRRELAERWLETLLSRPFAGGRETADAIFALSQVARYSGDRARDVSDPLRERVVARLGELGADDETIRSVREYVELGASREGQALGDALPVGLRIRTDDPAGE, from the coding sequence ATGACACGATCCAAGTACCTGGTGGGCATCGACCTCGGCACGACCAATTGCGCGGTCGCGTACGTGGACACGAAGGGGCGGGAGAAGCCGCCGGCCGACATCCGGATGTTCGACGTGCCCCAGGTCGTGGCGGCGGGGGAGTCGGCGCCGCGGGCCATGCTGCCGTCCTTCCTGTACCTCGCGGGCGGCCCTGAATTGCCCCCCGGGGCGGCGGAGGTCCCCTGGGGAGACGGCGGCGGGGGCATCGTCGGCGAGTTCGCGCGCATCCAGGGCGCCCGCGTCCCCGCGAGGCTGGTCAGCAGCGCCAAGAGCTGGCTCTGCCACGGGGGCGTGGACCGGGAGGCGGGCATCCTTCCGTGGGGCTCGCCGCCGGAGGTCCGCAAGGTGTCGCCCGTGGCCGCATCGGCCGCCTACCTGGAGCACATCCGCGACGCCTGGAACTTCACCTTCGCGAAGGACGATCCGGCGAGCAGGCTGGAGCAGCAGGAGGTCATCCTGACCGTCCCCGCGTCGTTCGACGAGGCGGCGCGAGAGCTGACCGTGGAGGCGGCGAAACGGGCCGGTCTGGCCTCGATCACGCTCCTGGAAGAGCCGCAGGCGGCGTTCTACTGCTGGATCGTCTCCCACCAGGACCGCTGGCAGAGGGAGGTGCGGGCCGGCGAGCTGATCCTGGTCTGCGACATCGGCGGCGGCACGACGGACTTCAGCCTGATCACCGTGGTGGAGACGCCCACCGGGCCGGGCTTCCGCCGCGTCGCGGTCGGCGATCACCTCATGCTGGGCGGCGACAACATCGACCTAGCTCTAGCGCATCACGTCGAGAAGAAGCTCGGGGGGATCCGGCTCGACGCCGAGCAGTGGAGCGCCCTGCGGTTCGCCTGCCGCACCGCCAAGGAGAAGCTTCTGGGGGACGGCCCCGGCGATGGCCCCGGTCCGGATCGCTGGCCGGTCACGATCGCCGGCCGCGGGTCGCGGATCATCGGCGGCAGCATCCAGTCGGAGCTGACGCGCGAGGAGGTCCGGGCGATCGCGCTGGACGGCTTCTTCCCGGTCGTCACGCGGGGCGAGGAGCCCGGCCGGGGGGCGCGGGCGGGCCTCCAGGAGTTCGGCCTGCCGTTCGTGGCCGATCCGGCGGTCCCCAGGCACCTGGCGGCCTTCCTGAGGCGGCACAGGGCGGAGGCGATCGGGCAGGGGGGGCACCAGCCCGACGATCGCCCCGCCCGGCCGGATGCAGTCCTCTTCAACGGAGGGGCCCTGACCCCCGACGTCGTCCGAGGGAGGATCGTCGAGGTGATCGCCTCGTGGTTCCCGGACGATCCCGGCTCGGCCTATGCCCCCCGCGTGCTCACCAACGCCTCGCTCGACCTGGCGGTGGCGCAGGGGGCTGCCTACTTCGGGGTGGTCCGCCGCGGCGGCGGGATCCGGATTGGCGGCGGCACGGCCCGGTCGTTCTACGTCGGGCTGGAGACCGGGCGGGCCGACCGCCCGTGGATGTGCGTCGTCCCCCGCGACGCGCAGGAGGGGGACGAGCTGACGATCACCGGGCATGATTTCGACCTCCTCATGGGCCAGCCCGTCCTCTTCCCCCTGGCCAGCAGCTCGGTCCGGCCCGACGACCGGCCGGGGGATCTCGTCGCCGCCGACCCGGACTCGGTGCGGTCCCTGCCGCCCCTCCAGAGCCTCATGCGCGTGGGCCGGAAGGCGAGGGCGGAGCGGGTGCCGGTGAGCCTCGCGGCGAGAGTGACCGAGATCGGCACGATCGAGCTCTGGTGCCAGTCGCGGACGGACGATCGCCGCTGGCGGCTCCAGATCCAGCTCCGCGGGCCGGCCGCCGAGCCGACGTCCCGGGCGACCGTCGCGGATGAGGAGACCGACCGGGTGATCATCGAGCAGTCCGAGCTCGACGCCGCGACCGCCGCCATCCGCGGCGCGTTCGAAGCGCCCGCCTCCGCCGTGGCCACTGAGGCCGGCCCGTCCCGCCTGTTCCGGAGGCTGGAGGAGATCCTGGACGTGCCGCGCGACAAGTGGCCGCCCTCGGCGCTCCGCGCCTGGTGGGACACGGTCCGCGACCTCGCCGAGACCCGCATCCGGAGCCCCCAGCACGAGTCGCGCTGGTTCAACCTCGCCGGCTTCTCGCTGCGGCCCGGGCGCGGCTATCCCCTGGACGACATCCGCCTGAAGGCCCTCTGGCCGATCTTCCACCAGGGGGTGCGGCACACCAAGGACGTCCAGTGCTGGGCCGAATGGTGGATCCTCTGGCGCAGGGTGGCCGCCGGGCTCACCCGGCAGCACCACGACGAGATCTATCGACGTGTCGCCCCCTTTCTGCTCCCCCAGAAGGGGACGAGCCCCTCGAAGAAGGCCGGCCGCCCGAAGCCCGAACCCCATGAGCTCGCCGAGATGTGGCGCGTGGCCGCCGGCATGGAACGCCTCGACGCCGGGGTCAAGGAGGCGCTCGGCGAGCCCCTGCTGAAGGAGCTCTCCCGGTCCCCCTTGCCCGGATACACCCTGTGGTGCCTGGGGCGCCTCGGCGCCCGGGTCCCGCTGTATGGCCCGGCCAACACGGCGGTCCGCCGCGAGCTCGCGGAACGCTGGCTCGAGACGCTGCTTTCCCGCCCCTTCGCCGGCGGGCGGGAGACGGCGGACGCCATCTTCGCCCTATCGCAGGTCGCCAGGTACTCCGGGGACCGCGCCCGCGACGTCTCGGATCCGCTGCGGGAGCGGGTCGTGGCCCGCCTCGGCGAGCTTGGCGCGGATGATGAGACGATCCGGTCGGTGCGGGAGTACGTCGAGCTGGGTGCGTCTCGGGAGGGCCAGGCGTTGGGCGATGCGCTGCCCGTCGGCCTGCGGATCCGCACGGACGACCCGGCCGGGGAATAG
- a CDS encoding glycogen/starch/alpha-glucan phosphorylase, translated as MPDPKAKDELEQYEGTFRFRDGDYYDRHLVFDHVVPMDEANQRQRFEAVARSLRDLLTQRWLLTKETHHRLNAKQVYYLSMEYLIGRTLLNTVTNLGVRDYVRDDLRSDARQNWAEILDAEPDAGLGNGGLGRLAACFLDSMATLEIPAIGYGLRYEYGVFRQEIHVGNQVEQPDNWLLHPDPWEVSRTTESVEVSLNCSFEFHGGALHRIPGQPIHLLGIPYDRPVAGYGGRTINTLRLWGAASPDFFDFGEFSGGEFVDAVLYKVMAESLTRVLYPDDSTTRGRTLRFLQEYFLVACSLADILRRFRDRGNAWSALPEKVAIQLNDTHPAMAVAELMRILLDEARLGWDEAWDLTVRTLAYTNHTLLPEALEKWPVEMFQTFLPRLLEIIYEINYRFLGDVHARYPGDNWLLSRVSLIEELPSRQVRMANLAIVGTHSTNGVSEIHSRLLRESTVVDLADLFPSRFNNKTNGVTPRRWLLLANPDLAALLTEALGDAWPMDLDRLEGLAPLADDAAFRERFRAARLAAKRRFVDWIGREHGIELDSDALIDSQVKRIHEYKRQLLNILRVLAIYHRLRTDSSFDPEPRTYVFAGKAAPAYHLAKTIIRLINDVAAAVERDPLTRGRIRVVFLPNYGVTLAERLIPATDISEQISTAGYEASGTSNMKFMMNGALTIGTRDGATIEMGRRVGEENMFFFGLTAEQVASSRASYSPLWHYDREPETRAAIDLLSSDLISPGDPARYESIRHVLLEHGDYYMHLADLGSYLETQERLGKLWTDDPEGWTRKSINNVAASGYFSSDRTIKAYASEIWGVEPCPIR; from the coding sequence ATGCCGGACCCGAAGGCCAAGGACGAGCTGGAGCAGTACGAGGGCACATTCCGGTTCCGGGATGGGGACTATTACGATCGTCACCTCGTGTTCGATCACGTCGTCCCGATGGATGAGGCGAATCAGCGCCAGCGGTTCGAGGCGGTCGCGCGCTCGCTCCGCGATTTGCTCACCCAGCGCTGGCTGCTGACGAAGGAGACCCATCATCGCCTCAACGCCAAGCAGGTCTACTACCTGTCCATGGAGTACTTGATCGGCCGGACGCTGCTGAACACGGTCACGAACCTCGGCGTCCGGGATTACGTGCGGGACGACCTGAGGTCCGATGCGCGCCAGAACTGGGCTGAGATCCTCGACGCCGAGCCGGACGCCGGGCTCGGGAACGGCGGGCTTGGGCGTCTTGCGGCGTGCTTCCTGGACTCCATGGCGACGCTCGAGATCCCGGCGATCGGCTATGGCCTGCGCTACGAGTACGGCGTCTTCCGCCAGGAGATCCACGTCGGCAACCAGGTGGAACAGCCGGACAACTGGCTACTCCACCCCGATCCGTGGGAGGTCTCGCGGACGACCGAATCCGTCGAGGTCTCGCTGAATTGCTCCTTCGAATTCCACGGCGGCGCACTGCACCGCATCCCCGGCCAGCCGATCCACCTGCTCGGGATCCCGTACGACCGCCCGGTGGCCGGTTACGGCGGCCGGACGATCAACACCCTGCGGCTCTGGGGGGCCGCGTCGCCGGACTTCTTCGACTTCGGCGAATTCTCCGGCGGCGAGTTCGTGGACGCGGTCCTGTACAAGGTCATGGCGGAGTCGCTCACGAGGGTGCTCTACCCGGACGACTCCACGACCCGAGGGAGGACGCTCCGCTTCCTGCAGGAATATTTCCTCGTCGCCTGCTCGCTGGCGGACATCCTGCGGAGGTTCCGCGACCGCGGGAATGCCTGGTCGGCGCTGCCGGAGAAGGTCGCGATCCAGCTCAACGACACCCACCCCGCGATGGCCGTCGCCGAGCTGATGCGGATCCTGCTGGACGAGGCACGCCTGGGCTGGGACGAGGCCTGGGACCTGACCGTCCGGACGCTGGCCTACACGAACCACACCCTGCTCCCCGAGGCGCTCGAGAAGTGGCCCGTGGAGATGTTCCAGACGTTCCTCCCCAGGCTCCTGGAGATCATCTACGAGATCAACTATCGCTTCCTGGGAGACGTCCACGCAAGATACCCGGGCGACAACTGGCTCCTGTCCCGCGTCAGCCTGATCGAGGAGTTGCCGTCGCGGCAGGTGCGGATGGCGAACCTCGCGATCGTCGGCACGCACAGCACCAACGGGGTCTCGGAGATCCACAGCCGCCTGCTCCGGGAGTCCACGGTCGTCGACCTCGCCGACCTGTTCCCCTCGCGGTTCAACAACAAGACGAACGGCGTGACGCCCCGCCGCTGGCTGCTCCTCGCCAATCCCGACCTGGCGGCGCTCCTGACCGAGGCCCTGGGCGACGCCTGGCCGATGGACCTTGACCGGCTGGAAGGCCTGGCGCCTCTGGCCGACGATGCGGCCTTCCGGGAGAGGTTCCGCGCGGCGAGGCTGGCGGCGAAGCGGCGGTTCGTCGACTGGATCGGGCGGGAGCACGGGATCGAGCTGGACTCCGATGCGCTCATCGACAGCCAGGTGAAGCGGATCCACGAGTACAAGCGCCAGCTCCTCAACATCCTCCGCGTGCTCGCGATCTACCACCGCCTGAGGACGGACTCCTCGTTCGACCCCGAGCCGCGTACCTACGTCTTCGCCGGCAAGGCGGCCCCGGCGTATCACCTGGCCAAGACGATCATCCGCCTCATCAACGACGTGGCGGCCGCGGTGGAGCGCGACCCCCTGACCCGCGGCCGGATCCGCGTCGTCTTCCTGCCGAACTACGGAGTCACCCTGGCGGAGCGCCTGATCCCGGCTACCGACATCTCCGAGCAGATCTCGACGGCCGGCTACGAGGCCAGCGGGACGAGCAACATGAAGTTCATGATGAACGGGGCGCTGACCATCGGCACCCGCGACGGTGCCACGATCGAGATGGGGCGGCGAGTCGGCGAGGAGAACATGTTCTTCTTCGGCCTGACCGCGGAGCAGGTGGCGTCCAGCAGGGCCTCCTACAGCCCACTTTGGCACTACGATCGCGAGCCCGAGACGCGCGCGGCGATCGACCTGCTCTCGAGCGACCTGATCTCCCCCGGGGATCCGGCCCGCTACGAGTCGATCCGCCACGTGCTGCTCGAGCACGGCGACTACTACATGCACCTGGCGGACCTAGGGAGCTATCTCGAAACCCAGGAGCGCCTGGGCAAGCTCTGGACGGACGACCCGGAAGGGTGGACACGCAAGTCCATCAACAACGTGGCCGCCAGCGGCTACTTCTCGTCGGACCGGACGATCAAGGCCTACGCGAGCGAGATCTGGGGCGTCGAGCCCTGCCCGATCCGGTGA